From a single Deinobacterium chartae genomic region:
- the rpmG gene encoding 50S ribosomal protein L33: MAKDGPRIIIKLESTAGTGFYYTTTKNRRNTQAKLELKKYDPVAKKHVVFKEKKI, translated from the coding sequence ATGGCTAAAGATGGTCCTCGCATCATCATCAAGCTCGAGAGCACGGCGGGTACGGGCTTCTACTACACCACCACCAAGAACCGCCGTAACACCCAGGCCAAGCTCGAGCTGAAGAAGTACGACCCGGTTGCCAAGAAGCACGTCGTCTTCAAAGAGAAGAAGATCTAA